In the Leptospiraceae bacterium genome, one interval contains:
- a CDS encoding site-specific DNA-methyltransferase, which yields MALVNSFRRPFSPINSSGFLYSLINSSRSSSFLDFVFAIFFTLFYFRSKRYLHKINYTFHPAPFPVALIERIISSTSAELILDPFSGSGTTALVSKALNRNYIGIELSPDYCEMSERRIKENGMNCLTSKAEYLSLFSTTK from the coding sequence ATAGCTTTGGTTAATTCTTTCAGAAGACCATTTTCACCGATCAATTCTTCAGGATTTTTGTATTCCTTGATCAACTCTTCAAGGAGCTCGTCTTTTCTGGATTTTGTTTTTGCCATATTCTTTACCCTCTTTTATTTTCGGAGTAAAAGATATTTACACAAAATTAATTACACCTTCCATCCTGCACCTTTTCCTGTAGCTTTAATAGAAAGAATTATTTCTTCTACAAGTGCAGAGCTAATATTAGACCCTTTTTCTGGGAGCGGCACAACGGCATTAGTCTCTAAAGCATTAAATAGAAATTATATCGGAATAGAGTTATCTCCCGACTATTGTGAAATGTCAGAAAGAAGGATTAAGGAAAATGGAATGAATTGTTTAACATCGAAAGCAGAGTATTTATCATTATTCAGTACGACAAAATGA
- a CDS encoding site-specific DNA-methyltransferase, translated as MKEMPDESLDLVVTSPPYNLKNSTGNGMKDGRSGKWAGAALINGYSHYDDCMPHDEYEAWQRNCLTEMFRLIKDDGAIFYNHKWRVQDGILQDRQNIVNGFPVRQIIIWRRKGGINFNPGYFLPTYEVIYLIAKPKFKLVPKANAVGDVWEFTQEMKNEHPARV; from the coding sequence ATGAAAGAAATGCCAGATGAATCCTTAGATTTAGTTGTTACTTCTCCACCCTATAATCTAAAAAACTCAACTGGCAATGGAATGAAAGATGGTCGAAGCGGCAAATGGGCAGGAGCCGCACTCATCAATGGGTATAGTCATTATGATGATTGTATGCCCCATGATGAATATGAAGCTTGGCAGCGTAATTGTTTAACTGAAATGTTTCGATTGATAAAAGATGATGGAGCTATTTTTTACAATCATAAATGGAGAGTTCAGGATGGTATACTCCAAGATAGACAAAATATAGTGAATGGATTTCCTGTGAGACAAATTATAATTTGGCGTAGAAAAGGAGGAATAAATTTTAATCCCGGATATTTTCTGCCAACTTATGAAGTAATTTACTTGATCGCTAAACCAAAATTTAAATTAGTTCCAAAAGCAAACGCTGTTGGAGATGTATGGGAATTTACTCAAGAAATGAAAAATGAACATCCTGCGAGGGTGTAG
- a CDS encoding IS256 family transposase encodes MAKTKSRKDELLEELIKEYKNPEELIGENGLLKELTKAIVEKAMRQELTHELGYEKHSRQNGAGNSRNGFSKKTIKGDFGNLEIDVPRDRNSEFEPKIIKKNQTHWNGFDDKIISMYARGMTTRDIQAHLQEIYQVEVSPDLISTVTDGVIEEVVKWQTRPIDSIYPIIYLDALRVKIRDDGQVKNKAVHMAIGVNMNGLKEVLGFWIEENEGSKFWLQILTELKNRGLQDILIACVDGLTGFPEAIKTIYPNAEVQLCIVHMVRNSLKYVSFKNRKELSSDLKKIYRAVNVEEAKLKLQEFSKKWDSKYPMISKSWENRWNEIIPFLAYPAEIRKVIYTTNAIESLNMTLRKVIKNRASFPNDDAAKKLLYLALQNASKKWTMPIRDWGAAINQFAINFEGRMEI; translated from the coding sequence ATGGCAAAAACAAAATCCAGAAAAGACGAGCTCCTTGAAGAGTTGATCAAGGAATACAAAAATCCTGAAGAATTGATCGGTGAAAATGGTCTTCTGAAAGAATTAACCAAAGCTATAGTCGAGAAGGCTATGCGGCAGGAACTGACCCATGAATTGGGTTATGAAAAACATTCTCGGCAAAATGGTGCCGGCAATTCCCGCAATGGTTTTTCGAAAAAGACTATCAAGGGCGATTTTGGAAACCTGGAAATCGACGTTCCCAGAGACCGGAATTCCGAATTTGAACCGAAGATAATCAAGAAAAACCAGACCCATTGGAATGGATTTGATGATAAAATAATTTCTATGTATGCGCGAGGAATGACGACACGCGACATCCAGGCTCATCTTCAGGAAATCTATCAGGTTGAAGTTTCTCCTGATCTGATCTCCACAGTAACAGATGGTGTAATCGAAGAAGTAGTAAAATGGCAGACCAGACCTATTGATTCAATCTATCCGATTATTTATCTTGATGCATTGAGGGTCAAAATTAGAGACGATGGTCAGGTCAAAAACAAGGCTGTTCATATGGCTATCGGCGTCAATATGAACGGTTTAAAAGAGGTTTTGGGCTTCTGGATTGAAGAAAATGAAGGATCCAAGTTCTGGCTCCAAATCCTGACTGAACTAAAAAACCGTGGGTTGCAGGATATATTGATTGCCTGTGTTGATGGACTTACCGGTTTTCCGGAAGCGATTAAAACTATTTATCCAAATGCCGAAGTTCAGCTTTGTATCGTTCATATGGTCAGAAATTCTCTGAAGTATGTTTCCTTTAAAAATCGAAAAGAGCTTTCATCTGACTTGAAAAAAATCTATCGTGCAGTGAACGTTGAGGAAGCAAAATTAAAACTTCAGGAATTTTCTAAAAAATGGGATTCAAAATATCCGATGATTTCAAAATCCTGGGAAAACAGATGGAATGAGATAATTCCTTTTCTTGCCTATCCGGCAGAAATCAGAAAAGTAATTTACACAACCAATGCAATCGAGTCTTTGAATATGACGCTTCGAAAAGTGATCAAAAACCGGGCTTCATTTCCCAATGATGATGCGGCAAAAAAACTGTTGTATCTGGCTCTGCAGAATGCATCAAAAAAATGGACCATGCCTATCCGGGATTGGGGTGCTGCGATTAATCAGTTTGCAATAAATTTTGAAGGGAGAATGGAAATTTAA